A window of the Streptomyces sp. NBC_00250 genome harbors these coding sequences:
- a CDS encoding excinuclease ABC subunit UvrA, producing MHDSPHDPYVRVRGAREHNLAGVDVDIPRDALVVFTGVSGSGKSSLAFGTIYAEAQRRYLESVAPYARRLIHQVGAPAVGEITGLPPAVSLEQRRSSPNARSSVGTVTTLSNSLRMLFSRAGRYPVGAERLDSDAFSPNTAAGACPSCHGLGRVHETGEELLVPNPELSIRQGAIAAWPGAWQGKNLRDVLDALGYDVDRPWRELDAKDRAWILFTDEQPVVTVHPVRDADRIQRPYQGTYMSARRHVLRTFSDSKSPTLRAKAERFLTSAPCPVCGGARLRPEALAVTFAGRTIAELASLPLTELSGLLATTTSEGGETARVLTEDLVARIATVTELGLGYLGLDRATPTLSNGELQRLRLATQLRSGLFGVVYVLDEPSAGLHPADTEALLVVLDRLKAAGNSVFVVEHHLDVVRHADWLVDVGPLAGVHGGRVLHSGPPRGLADVEASATRRFLFDRKPVPERKVRAPAGWLRTGPVTRHNLRAVDAAFPVGVLTAVTGVSGSGKSTLVGALTEELSGVGRLVTVDQRPIGRTPRSNLATYTGLFDVVRKLFTETEEAGARGYKAGRFSFNVPGGRCETCQGEGFVSVELLFLPSTYAPCPDCHGARYNPETLEVRLRGLTIAEVLDLTVEAAAGFFADTPAAARSLRTLLDVGLGYLRLGQPATELSGGEAQRIKLASELQRLRRGHTLYVLDEPTTGLHPADVEVLMSQLHGLVDAGHSVVVVEHDMDVVATADWVLDLGPGGGEEGGRIVATGTPERVARAAESRTAPYLLRALGPAGRN from the coding sequence ATGCACGACAGTCCGCATGATCCGTACGTCCGCGTCCGCGGTGCCCGTGAGCACAACCTCGCCGGGGTGGACGTCGACATCCCCCGCGACGCGCTCGTCGTCTTCACCGGGGTCTCCGGGTCCGGCAAGTCGTCGCTGGCCTTCGGCACGATCTACGCGGAGGCCCAGCGGCGCTACCTCGAGTCGGTCGCGCCGTACGCGCGGCGGCTGATCCACCAGGTGGGGGCGCCCGCGGTCGGTGAGATCACGGGGCTACCGCCGGCCGTCTCCCTGGAGCAGCGCAGGTCCTCGCCGAACGCCCGCTCCTCCGTCGGCACGGTCACCACCCTCTCCAACTCCCTCCGGATGCTGTTCTCGCGGGCCGGCCGCTATCCGGTGGGCGCCGAGCGGCTCGACTCCGACGCCTTCTCCCCCAACACCGCTGCGGGCGCCTGCCCTTCGTGCCACGGGCTCGGGCGGGTCCACGAGACCGGCGAGGAACTCCTCGTACCGAACCCTGAACTGTCGATCCGTCAAGGTGCCATCGCCGCCTGGCCCGGCGCCTGGCAGGGGAAGAACCTGCGTGACGTCCTCGACGCCCTCGGGTACGACGTCGACCGGCCCTGGCGCGAGCTGGACGCGAAGGACCGGGCGTGGATCCTCTTCACGGACGAGCAGCCGGTCGTCACCGTCCATCCGGTACGGGATGCCGATCGCATCCAACGCCCCTACCAGGGCACCTACATGAGTGCCCGGCGTCATGTCCTGCGCACCTTCTCGGACTCGAAGAGCCCGACGCTGCGCGCCAAGGCCGAGCGGTTCCTCACCAGCGCTCCCTGCCCGGTGTGCGGCGGCGCGCGACTGCGGCCGGAGGCACTCGCGGTGACCTTCGCGGGCCGGACCATCGCCGAGCTCGCGTCGCTGCCGCTGACGGAGCTGTCCGGGCTGCTCGCCACCACGACGTCCGAGGGCGGGGAGACCGCGCGCGTCCTCACCGAGGACCTCGTCGCCCGGATCGCGACCGTGACCGAACTGGGTCTGGGCTACCTCGGCCTGGACCGCGCCACCCCCACCCTGTCCAACGGCGAGCTCCAGCGGCTGCGGCTCGCCACCCAGCTGCGGTCGGGGCTCTTCGGTGTGGTGTACGTCCTGGACGAGCCCTCCGCGGGTCTGCACCCGGCCGACACCGAGGCCCTGCTCGTGGTCCTCGACCGGCTCAAGGCCGCCGGGAACTCCGTCTTCGTCGTCGAGCACCACCTCGACGTGGTCCGGCACGCCGACTGGCTCGTGGACGTCGGCCCCCTCGCCGGGGTGCACGGCGGGCGGGTGCTGCACAGCGGACCACCGCGCGGACTGGCGGACGTCGAGGCGTCCGCCACCCGGCGGTTCCTCTTCGACCGGAAGCCGGTGCCCGAGCGGAAGGTACGGGCCCCGGCCGGCTGGCTGCGTACGGGTCCGGTCACCCGGCACAACCTGCGCGCGGTGGACGCGGCCTTCCCGGTCGGGGTCCTCACGGCCGTCACGGGTGTGTCGGGTTCCGGGAAGTCGACGCTCGTCGGCGCGCTGACCGAGGAACTCTCCGGAGTGGGACGGCTCGTGACGGTGGACCAGCGGCCCATCGGCCGCACGCCCCGCTCCAACCTGGCCACGTACACCGGCCTCTTCGACGTCGTACGGAAGCTCTTCACCGAGACGGAGGAGGCCGGGGCGCGCGGCTACAAGGCCGGCCGCTTCTCCTTCAACGTGCCGGGCGGGCGCTGCGAGACCTGCCAGGGCGAGGGCTTCGTCTCCGTGGAGCTCCTCTTCCTGCCCAGTACGTACGCGCCCTGCCCCGACTGCCACGGGGCCCGGTACAACCCGGAGACCCTGGAGGTCCGGCTGAGGGGGCTCACCATCGCCGAGGTGCTCGACCTCACGGTCGAGGCCGCGGCCGGGTTCTTCGCCGACACCCCGGCCGCCGCGCGCAGTCTGCGCACCCTGCTCGATGTGGGCCTCGGCTACCTGCGGCTCGGTCAGCCCGCGACGGAGCTCTCCGGCGGCGAGGCGCAGCGCATCAAACTCGCCTCCGAGCTCCAGCGGCTGCGCCGTGGCCACACCCTCTATGTTCTGGACGAGCCGACGACCGGCCTCCACCCGGCCGATGTCGAGGTGTTGATGAGCCAGTTGCACGGGCTGGTCGACGCCGGGCATTCGGTGGTCGTCGTCGAACACGACATGGACGTGGTCGCCACCGCGGACTGGGTGCTCGACCTCGGGCCGGGCGGCGGCGAGGAGGGCGGCCGGATCGTGGCCACGGGCACCCCGGAGCGGGTGGCGCGGGCGGCGGAGAGCCGCACCGCGCCGTATCTGCTCCGCGCCCTGGGTCCCGCCGGACGGAACTGA
- the melC2 gene encoding tyrosinase MelC2, whose protein sequence is MTVRKNQASLTADEKRRFVSALLELKRSGRYDTFVTTHNAFIMSDTDNGDRVGHRSPSFLPWHRRFLIEFEQALQSVDPTVNLPYWDWTADRTSRSSLWAPDFLGGTGRARDGQVTDGAFARSGNRWTINVRVDGRDYLRRDLGAGGRQLPTRAEVDSVLAMETYDTAPWNSSSDGFRNHLEGWRGVNLHNRVHVWVGGQMGTGVSPNDPVFWLHHAFIDKLWADWQARHPRSPYLPAAGTANVVDLGDTMRPWNDVTPADMLDHTRHYTFDTAA, encoded by the coding sequence ATGACCGTACGCAAGAACCAGGCCTCCCTCACCGCCGACGAGAAGCGGCGCTTCGTCAGCGCCCTCCTGGAGCTCAAGCGCTCCGGGCGGTACGACACCTTCGTCACCACGCACAACGCCTTCATCATGAGCGACACCGACAACGGCGACCGCGTCGGCCACCGCTCGCCGTCGTTCCTGCCCTGGCACCGTCGCTTCCTCATAGAGTTCGAGCAGGCGCTGCAGTCCGTCGACCCGACGGTCAACCTCCCCTACTGGGACTGGACGGCCGACCGCACCTCCCGCTCCTCGCTCTGGGCGCCCGACTTCCTCGGCGGCACCGGGCGCGCCCGCGACGGCCAGGTCACCGACGGCGCGTTCGCCCGCAGCGGCAACCGCTGGACGATCAACGTCCGCGTCGACGGCCGCGACTACCTCCGGCGCGACCTCGGCGCGGGCGGCCGCCAGCTCCCCACCCGCGCCGAGGTGGACTCCGTCCTGGCCATGGAGACCTACGACACGGCCCCGTGGAACAGCTCGTCGGACGGCTTCCGCAACCACCTCGAAGGGTGGCGCGGTGTGAACCTCCACAACCGCGTCCACGTCTGGGTCGGCGGTCAGATGGGCACCGGAGTCTCCCCGAACGATCCCGTGTTCTGGCTGCACCACGCCTTCATCGACAAGCTGTGGGCCGACTGGCAGGCCCGCCACCCCCGGTCCCCGTACCTGCCGGCCGCGGGCACCGCGAACGTCGTCGACCTCGGCGACACCATGCGCCCGTGGAACGACGTGACCCCGGCGGACATGCTGGACCACACCCGCCACTACACGTTCGACACGGCGGCCTGA
- the melC1 gene encoding apotyrosinase chaperone MelC1: protein MSSITRRRVLGVAAGAAGAAAGLALAGSAVADAPRAAAPAAGPAPASFDEVYQGRRIKGGPAHGGGHHGGHHGGGYSVTIDGEELHVMQNADGTWISVINHYEPVATPKSLARAAVRELQGAPLVPLTLG from the coding sequence ATGTCCAGCATCACCCGCCGCCGGGTTCTCGGCGTCGCCGCGGGGGCCGCAGGGGCCGCCGCGGGCCTCGCCCTGGCCGGCTCCGCCGTCGCCGACGCTCCCCGGGCCGCCGCTCCCGCGGCCGGCCCGGCCCCGGCGTCCTTCGACGAGGTCTACCAGGGCCGCCGCATCAAGGGCGGGCCCGCGCACGGCGGAGGCCACCACGGGGGGCACCACGGAGGCGGCTACTCCGTGACGATCGACGGCGAGGAACTGCACGTCATGCAGAACGCCGACGGCACCTGGATCAGCGTGATCAACCACTACGAGCCCGTCGCCACGCCCAAGTCGCTGGCCCGCGCGGCCGTCCGTGAACTCCAGGGCGCCCCGCTCGTACCCCTCACCCTCGGCTGA
- a CDS encoding succinate dehydrogenase/fumarate reductase iron-sulfur subunit translates to MKLTLRVWRQKNADAAGAMSTYDVDGISADMSFLEMLDTLNEALILRGEDPVAFDHDCREGICGACSLVINGDAHGPERTTTCQLHMRSFDDGDTIDIEPWRASAFPVVKDLVVDRSAFDRIIQAGGYVSAPTGSAPEAHATPVPKADADLAFEHAECIGCGACVAACPNGSAMLFTSAKVNHLNVLPQGAPERETRVLDMVGQMDAEGFGGCTLTGECATACPKGIPLPSIAAMNREWLRAQRKVKG, encoded by the coding sequence ATGAAGCTCACCCTGCGCGTCTGGCGCCAGAAGAACGCCGACGCCGCCGGCGCCATGTCCACGTACGACGTCGACGGCATCTCCGCCGACATGTCCTTCCTGGAGATGCTCGACACCCTCAACGAGGCCCTCATCCTGCGGGGCGAGGACCCCGTCGCCTTCGACCACGACTGCCGCGAGGGCATCTGCGGCGCGTGCAGCCTCGTCATCAACGGTGACGCCCACGGGCCGGAGCGGACCACGACCTGCCAGCTCCACATGAGGTCCTTCGACGACGGCGACACCATCGACATCGAGCCGTGGCGCGCCTCCGCCTTCCCGGTCGTCAAGGACCTGGTCGTCGACCGCTCCGCCTTCGACCGCATCATCCAGGCCGGAGGCTACGTCAGCGCCCCGACGGGCTCGGCCCCCGAGGCCCATGCCACGCCGGTCCCGAAGGCCGACGCCGACCTCGCGTTCGAGCATGCCGAATGCATCGGCTGCGGAGCGTGTGTGGCGGCCTGCCCGAACGGCTCGGCGATGCTCTTCACCTCGGCCAAGGTCAACCACCTCAACGTCCTGCCCCAGGGCGCCCCCGAGCGCGAGACACGCGTCCTGGACATGGTGGGCCAGATGGACGCGGAGGGCTTCGGCGGCTGCACTCTTACGGGCGAGTGCGCGACGGCCTGCCCGAAGGGGATCCCGTTGCCGTCGATCGCGGCGATGAACAGGGAGTGGTTGCGGGCGCAGCGAAAGGTGAAGGGGTAG
- a CDS encoding fumarate reductase/succinate dehydrogenase flavoprotein subunit — MSFLDFATGEPVVDHKAPAGPVAERWDTRRFQAKLVNPANRRKHRVIVVGTGLAGGSAGATLAEQGYHVVQFCFQDSPRRAHSIAAQGGINAAKNYRNDGDSIHRLFYDTVKGGDFRARESNVHRLAQISVEIIDQCVAQGVPFAREYGGLLDTRSFGGVQVSRTFYARGQTGQQLLLGAYQALSRQIAAGNVEMHARTEMLDLVVVDGRARGIVARDLITGEISTHYADAVVLASGGYGNVFYLSTNAMNSNATAVWRAHRRGAYFANPCFTQIHPTCIPRTGDHQSKLTLMSESLRNDGRIWVPKAKGDTRPAADIPEDERDYYLERIYPSFGNLVPRDIASRAAKNVCDEGRGVGPGGQGVYLDFADAIRRMGRAAVEEKYGNLFDMYARITAENPYEVPMRIYPAVHYTMGGLWVDYDLQTTVPGLFAIGEANFSDHGANRLGASALMQGLADGYFVLPATINDYLARHPHAEPVTDDHPAVREVLAETEDRLNLLLAVDGDRTPDSFHRELGELMWEYCGMARTEAGLRTALARIPEIREEFWSRIKVPGTGREFNQSLEKANRIVDYLELAELMCLDALNRAESCGGHFREESQTPDGEAARRDEEFSYAAAWEFNEGAAPVLHKEDLVFEYVHPTQRSYA; from the coding sequence ATGAGCTTCCTCGACTTCGCGACCGGAGAACCGGTCGTCGATCACAAGGCCCCCGCAGGACCTGTAGCCGAACGCTGGGACACCCGCCGCTTCCAGGCCAAGCTGGTCAACCCCGCCAACCGCCGCAAGCACCGCGTCATCGTCGTCGGCACCGGTCTCGCCGGCGGCTCGGCCGGCGCCACCCTCGCCGAACAGGGCTACCACGTCGTCCAGTTCTGCTTCCAGGACTCCCCGCGCCGCGCCCACTCCATCGCCGCCCAGGGCGGCATCAACGCCGCCAAGAACTACCGCAACGACGGCGACTCCATCCACCGCCTCTTCTACGACACCGTCAAGGGCGGCGACTTCCGGGCCCGCGAGTCCAACGTCCACCGCCTCGCCCAGATCTCCGTCGAGATCATCGACCAGTGCGTCGCCCAGGGCGTCCCCTTCGCCCGCGAGTACGGCGGACTCCTCGACACCCGCTCCTTCGGCGGCGTCCAGGTCTCCCGCACCTTCTACGCCCGCGGCCAGACCGGCCAGCAGCTCCTCCTCGGCGCCTACCAGGCCCTGTCCCGGCAGATCGCCGCCGGAAACGTCGAGATGCACGCCCGTACGGAGATGCTCGACCTGGTCGTCGTCGACGGGCGGGCCCGGGGCATCGTCGCCCGTGACCTGATCACCGGCGAGATCTCCACCCACTACGCGGACGCGGTCGTCCTCGCGAGCGGCGGTTACGGCAACGTCTTCTACCTGTCGACGAACGCCATGAACTCCAACGCCACCGCCGTCTGGCGGGCCCACCGGCGCGGCGCGTACTTCGCCAACCCCTGCTTCACCCAGATCCACCCCACCTGCATCCCGCGCACCGGCGACCACCAGTCCAAGCTGACGCTGATGAGCGAGTCGCTGCGCAACGACGGCCGCATCTGGGTTCCCAAGGCCAAGGGCGACACCCGCCCCGCCGCCGACATCCCCGAGGACGAGCGCGACTACTACCTGGAGCGCATCTACCCCTCCTTCGGCAACCTCGTCCCCCGTGACATCGCCTCTCGCGCCGCCAAGAACGTCTGTGACGAGGGCCGCGGCGTCGGGCCCGGCGGCCAGGGGGTCTACCTCGACTTCGCCGACGCGATCCGCCGCATGGGCCGGGCGGCCGTCGAGGAGAAGTACGGCAATCTCTTCGACATGTACGCGCGGATCACCGCGGAGAACCCGTACGAGGTCCCCATGCGGATCTACCCCGCCGTCCACTACACGATGGGCGGACTCTGGGTCGACTACGACCTGCAGACCACCGTCCCCGGCCTCTTCGCCATCGGCGAGGCCAACTTCTCCGACCACGGAGCCAACCGGCTCGGCGCCTCCGCCCTCATGCAGGGCCTCGCCGACGGCTACTTCGTGCTCCCGGCCACCATCAACGACTACCTCGCCCGGCACCCCCACGCGGAGCCCGTCACCGACGACCACCCGGCCGTGCGGGAGGTGCTCGCCGAGACCGAGGACCGGCTGAACCTCCTCCTCGCGGTCGACGGCGACCGCACCCCCGACTCCTTCCACCGCGAACTCGGCGAACTGATGTGGGAGTACTGCGGGATGGCCCGCACGGAAGCGGGCCTGCGGACCGCACTGGCCCGCATCCCGGAGATCCGCGAGGAGTTCTGGAGCCGGATCAAGGTCCCCGGAACGGGCCGGGAGTTCAACCAGTCCCTGGAGAAGGCCAACCGCATCGTCGACTACCTGGAACTCGCCGAGCTCATGTGCCTCGACGCGCTGAACCGGGCCGAGTCCTGTGGCGGTCACTTCCGCGAGGAGTCCCAGACGCCGGACGGCGAGGCGGCCCGACGCGACGAGGAGTTCTCCTACGCCGCGGCCTGGGAGTTCAACGAGGGCGCCGCCCCCGTCCTGCACAAGGAAGACCTCGTCTTCGAGTACGTCCACCCCACCCAGCGGAGCTACGCATGA
- a CDS encoding succinate dehydrogenase: MALAPTRDRTTGRPPSPTPSRGFLSSTLGKKTVMAVSGLLMLGYLVAHVAGNLKVFFGPEEFNAYGHWLRVMGAPVLHHEWALWLVRIVLLAAVVAHAVSAYQLSRRDVKARPTAYVHRRKRSSYATRTMRWGGIILALFIVWHVLDLTTGTVHPGGFEEGKPYQNVVDTFSTWYGNVVYIVAMLAVGLHVRHGFWSAAQTLGIGSARRERLLRGLATALALVLTAGFVSVPVAVMTGVVS; encoded by the coding sequence ATGGCTCTGGCACCCACGAGGGACCGGACGACGGGCCGCCCGCCGTCCCCCACACCGTCACGCGGATTCCTGTCATCGACCCTCGGCAAGAAGACGGTCATGGCCGTCAGCGGGCTGCTCATGCTCGGCTATCTCGTCGCCCATGTCGCAGGCAACCTGAAGGTCTTCTTCGGCCCCGAGGAGTTCAACGCCTACGGCCACTGGCTGCGGGTCATGGGCGCCCCCGTCCTGCACCACGAGTGGGCCCTCTGGCTCGTCCGGATCGTGCTCCTCGCCGCCGTCGTGGCCCACGCCGTCTCCGCGTACCAGCTCAGCCGCCGTGACGTGAAGGCCCGCCCCACCGCGTACGTCCACCGCCGCAAGCGCTCCTCGTACGCCACCCGCACCATGCGCTGGGGCGGGATCATCCTCGCCCTCTTCATCGTCTGGCACGTCCTCGACCTGACCACCGGCACCGTCCACCCCGGCGGCTTCGAGGAGGGCAAGCCCTACCAGAACGTCGTCGACACCTTCTCCACCTGGTACGGCAACGTCGTCTACATCGTCGCCATGCTCGCCGTCGGCCTCCACGTCCGCCACGGCTTCTGGAGCGCCGCCCAGACCCTCGGCATCGGCAGCGCCCGCCGCGAGCGCCTCCTGCGAGGCCTCGCCACCGCCCTCGCGCTCGTCCTGACCGCGGGCTTCGTCTCCGTCCCCGTCGCCGTCATGACCGGAGTGGTGAGCTGA
- a CDS encoding LysR family transcriptional regulator, giving the protein MQFQQLLYFVAVAETRHFTRAAERVHVSQPSLSQQIKALEQELGAELFSRARGNITLTDAGEALLPLARRILADTETARIEVQELAQLKRGRVRLGATPSLCTGLLPDVLRAFHDLHPGIELLIEEGGSHDLVRELARGALDLALVVLPLPTPSPALTTVELLREDLVVVSSASAPAPRRPVRITDLRDQPLVMFRHGYDLRELTVAACRAEGFEPTFTVEGGELDAVLGFVRAGLGLAVVPAMVAARAGRDLRVTALARPGLRRTIALAHRSDVAPPRAARELQRMLLASRRGGPERAMDVG; this is encoded by the coding sequence ATGCAGTTCCAGCAGCTCCTCTACTTCGTCGCCGTGGCCGAGACCCGCCATTTCACCCGGGCCGCAGAGCGCGTCCATGTCTCGCAGCCCTCGCTCTCCCAGCAGATCAAGGCCCTGGAACAGGAGTTGGGCGCCGAGCTGTTCAGCCGCGCCCGGGGCAACATCACGCTCACGGACGCGGGCGAGGCCCTGCTGCCGCTCGCCCGACGCATCCTCGCCGACACCGAGACGGCCCGGATCGAGGTGCAGGAGCTGGCCCAGCTGAAGCGGGGCCGGGTGCGGCTCGGCGCGACCCCGAGCCTGTGCACGGGGCTGCTGCCGGACGTCCTGCGGGCCTTCCACGACCTGCACCCGGGCATCGAGCTCCTCATCGAGGAGGGCGGCTCGCACGATCTCGTACGGGAGCTGGCACGCGGGGCCCTCGACCTGGCGCTGGTCGTCCTGCCGCTGCCGACCCCGTCACCGGCCCTGACCACGGTCGAGCTGCTCCGGGAGGACCTGGTGGTGGTCTCCTCGGCGTCGGCCCCGGCGCCACGCCGTCCGGTGCGCATCACCGACCTGCGGGACCAGCCGCTCGTGATGTTCCGGCACGGCTACGACCTGCGGGAACTGACCGTGGCGGCCTGCCGTGCGGAGGGCTTCGAGCCCACCTTCACGGTCGAGGGCGGCGAGCTGGACGCGGTCCTCGGTTTCGTACGGGCCGGGCTCGGGCTCGCGGTCGTCCCCGCGATGGTGGCGGCCCGCGCCGGCCGGGACCTCCGCGTGACCGCCCTCGCCCGGCCGGGCCTGCGCCGGACGATCGCCCTGGCACACCGGAGCGATGTGGCGCCTCCACGGGCGGCGCGGGAACTCCAGCGGATGCTGCTCGCCTCGCGCCGGGGTGGCCCCGAACGGGCGATGGACGTCGGCTGA
- a CDS encoding putative bifunctional diguanylate cyclase/phosphodiesterase: protein MKVPSQPSGSVAEADGPEDRLRRFVTIWSRAIFPVTATSLTRAEFEGHLLPLARTLYDALHARPFDTAPAHRTGGALVAAHCTDPDALGRSLGVVDSYLVLYCGTESDLPAEELRARCARLQHAMATGYAQALRERTRAEQEAIARSALSARSAAEIALHATESRFRAVFDGAAIGIGIADLDGNVLEVNETLTRMFGGMEGPLRSRNVSEWVHPEDGPHVWKLYEELVRGDREHYRVEKPYYRGDGTVLWTNLTVSLLRDAEGNPQYQLALMEDTTERRLLHLRLRYEATHDALTGLPNRTLFFERLEKALAPGDNARFGLCYLDLDGFKVINDSLGHSTGDRLLVEVADRLQSCVTGSGEMVARLGGDEFVALTTGAGGERDVTELADRILAALSTPLRIDGRELTVRGSLGVVEGPAGERTPAEVLRSADITMYRAKSAGGNRFELADAEADARAITRHGLTTALPTALERGEFFIEYQPLVHLVDGSVHGAEALVRWCHPQHGVLGPDRFIPLAEDTGLIVPLGRWVLQEAVRQARFWQTRHSDGGPLRINVNLSPTQLHHPRLVADTVDVLERSGLEPGALCLEVTESALIGADEDLLKPLRQLAEMGVDIALDDFGTGYSNLANLRRLPVSVLKLDRSFTRGMQQHPVDPVDLKIVEGIVSLAHSLELAVTVEGVETGAQARQLRDLGCDTAQGWYYARPGAPDRIHSLLLADAV from the coding sequence GTGAAGGTCCCGTCTCAGCCGTCCGGCAGCGTTGCCGAAGCCGACGGCCCGGAGGACAGACTCAGGCGGTTCGTCACCATCTGGAGCCGTGCGATCTTCCCGGTGACCGCCACCTCGCTGACCCGCGCCGAGTTCGAGGGTCATCTGCTGCCGCTGGCCCGCACCCTGTACGACGCGCTGCACGCCCGGCCCTTCGACACGGCCCCGGCGCACCGCACGGGCGGGGCCCTCGTCGCCGCCCACTGCACCGACCCGGACGCCCTCGGCCGCAGCCTCGGGGTCGTCGACTCCTACCTGGTGCTCTACTGCGGTACGGAGTCGGACCTGCCGGCCGAGGAGCTCCGGGCCCGCTGCGCCCGGCTCCAGCACGCCATGGCCACCGGCTACGCCCAGGCCCTGCGCGAGCGGACCCGCGCCGAGCAGGAGGCCATCGCACGCTCCGCGCTCTCCGCCCGCAGCGCCGCCGAGATCGCCCTGCACGCCACCGAGAGCCGCTTCCGGGCGGTCTTCGACGGGGCGGCGATCGGCATCGGCATCGCCGACCTCGACGGCAACGTCCTGGAGGTCAACGAGACCCTCACCCGCATGTTCGGCGGGATGGAGGGCCCGCTCCGCAGCCGGAACGTCAGCGAGTGGGTCCACCCGGAGGACGGCCCGCACGTCTGGAAGCTGTACGAGGAGCTCGTCCGCGGCGACCGCGAGCACTACCGGGTGGAGAAGCCCTACTACCGCGGTGACGGAACGGTTCTCTGGACCAATCTCACCGTCTCGCTCCTCCGCGACGCCGAGGGCAACCCCCAGTACCAGCTGGCCCTCATGGAGGACACCACCGAGCGGCGCCTGCTCCATCTGCGCCTGCGGTACGAGGCCACCCACGACGCCCTGACGGGACTGCCCAACCGCACCCTGTTCTTCGAGCGTCTGGAGAAGGCCCTCGCGCCCGGCGACAACGCCCGCTTCGGCCTCTGCTACCTGGACCTCGACGGCTTCAAGGTCATCAACGACAGCCTCGGCCACTCCACCGGAGACCGGCTGCTCGTCGAGGTCGCCGACCGGCTGCAGAGCTGTGTCACCGGGTCCGGCGAGATGGTGGCCCGGCTCGGCGGGGACGAGTTCGTCGCGCTCACCACCGGCGCGGGCGGTGAGCGCGACGTCACCGAACTCGCCGACCGCATCCTCGCGGCCCTCTCCACCCCCCTCCGCATCGACGGCCGCGAACTCACCGTCCGCGGCAGCCTCGGCGTGGTCGAGGGACCGGCCGGCGAGCGGACCCCGGCCGAGGTGCTGCGGAGCGCCGACATCACCATGTACCGGGCCAAGTCCGCGGGCGGCAACCGCTTCGAGCTGGCCGACGCGGAGGCCGACGCCCGCGCCATCACCCGGCACGGCCTCACCACGGCCCTGCCGACCGCCCTGGAACGCGGCGAGTTCTTCATCGAGTACCAGCCGCTCGTCCATCTCGTCGACGGCAGCGTCCACGGCGCCGAGGCGCTCGTACGGTGGTGCCACCCGCAGCACGGCGTCCTCGGCCCCGACCGCTTCATCCCGCTCGCCGAGGACACCGGGCTCATCGTGCCGCTCGGCCGCTGGGTGCTCCAGGAGGCCGTGCGCCAGGCCCGCTTCTGGCAGACCCGGCACTCCGATGGCGGCCCGCTGCGGATCAACGTCAATCTCTCCCCGACGCAGCTCCACCACCCGCGCCTGGTCGCCGACACCGTCGACGTCCTGGAACGGTCGGGGCTCGAACCGGGCGCGCTCTGCCTGGAGGTGACCGAATCGGCGCTCATCGGTGCCGACGAGGACCTGCTCAAGCCGCTGCGGCAGCTCGCCGAGATGGGCGTGGACATCGCGCTGGACGACTTCGGCACCGGCTACTCGAACCTGGCCAACCTGCGCCGACTGCCGGTGAGCGTCCTCAAGCTCGACCGCTCCTTCACCCGGGGCATGCAGCAGCACCCGGTGGACCCGGTCGACCTCAAGATCGTCGAGGGGATCGTCTCCCTGGCGCACAGTCTGGAACTCGCCGTCACCGTCGAGGGCGTGGAGACCGGAGCCCAGGCCCGCCAGCTCCGCGACCTCGGCTGCGACACGGCCCAGGGCTGGTACTACGCCCGCCCCGGCGCCCCCGACCGCATCCACTCGCTGCTCCTGGCGGACGCGGTCTGA